The Streptomyces cynarae genome contains a region encoding:
- a CDS encoding muconolactone Delta-isomerase family protein, translating to MREFLVEITTTIPDGTSQDEIDRRRAAEAVRARELAATGNLARLWRPVGELRSIGIWRADDEGELHEKVLGTLPLRPWMTLTVTTLGPHPNDPGRNDDTR from the coding sequence ATGCGAGAGTTCCTGGTCGAAATCACCACGACCATCCCTGATGGCACCAGCCAGGACGAGATCGACCGGCGGCGAGCCGCCGAAGCCGTCCGAGCCCGGGAACTGGCCGCCACCGGCAATCTCGCGCGGCTGTGGCGCCCGGTCGGAGAGCTGCGCAGCATCGGCATCTGGCGGGCCGACGACGAGGGCGAGCTCCACGAGAAGGTCCTGGGCACCCTGCCGCTGCGCCCGTGGATGACGCTCACCGTCACCACGCTCGGACCCCACCCCAACGACCCGGGCCGCAATGACGACACCCGGTGA
- a CDS encoding aldo/keto reductase — MRTTTLGTHGPQVGVIGLGAMGMSFAYDMATPRDESTSVSVVHQALDLGVTLIDTADVYGPYTNEELVGRALAGHRDRAVIATKVGMECIDPTGGPGGSPLVKPNGRPEHVRAAIDASLRRLGTDHVDLYQLHRVDPEVPIEETWGALAEAVAAGKARHIGLSEVSVEQIKRAQAIHPVTTVQSEFSLWTRDVQAEVLPYCEQHGIGLLPYSPLGRGFLAGRFASFDELPQNDQRRRLPRFQQDNLQANLDIATKVSEVAERIGATPAQVALAWLVAQGPHVVPIPGTKTPKYLADNAGAADVQLSPADLADLDAIPAPTGARY; from the coding sequence ATGCGTACCACCACCCTCGGCACCCACGGACCGCAGGTCGGCGTCATCGGCCTGGGCGCCATGGGGATGAGCTTCGCCTACGACATGGCCACCCCCCGCGACGAATCCACCTCTGTGTCCGTCGTCCACCAGGCCCTGGACCTGGGCGTGACCTTGATCGACACCGCCGACGTCTACGGTCCCTACACCAACGAGGAACTCGTCGGCCGGGCCCTGGCCGGCCACCGCGACCGCGCGGTGATCGCCACCAAAGTCGGCATGGAGTGCATCGACCCCACCGGCGGTCCCGGCGGTTCCCCGCTGGTCAAGCCCAACGGCCGACCCGAGCACGTCCGTGCCGCCATCGACGCAAGCCTGCGCCGCCTGGGCACCGACCATGTCGACCTCTACCAGCTCCACCGCGTCGACCCCGAGGTCCCGATCGAGGAGACCTGGGGCGCCCTGGCAGAGGCGGTCGCGGCCGGCAAGGCCCGGCACATCGGCCTGTCGGAGGTGAGCGTGGAGCAGATCAAGCGCGCCCAGGCCATCCACCCGGTCACCACGGTGCAGTCCGAGTTCTCCCTGTGGACCCGCGACGTCCAGGCCGAGGTCCTGCCCTACTGCGAGCAGCACGGCATCGGCCTCCTGCCGTACTCTCCGCTGGGCCGCGGCTTCCTCGCCGGCCGCTTCGCCTCCTTCGACGAACTGCCCCAGAACGACCAGCGACGGCGACTGCCGCGCTTCCAGCAGGACAACCTGCAAGCCAACCTCGACATCGCAACCAAGGTCAGTGAAGTCGCCGAACGGATCGGCGCCACTCCTGCGCAGGTCGCCCTCGCCTGGCTCGTCGCCCAGGGCCCGCACGTCGTCCCCATCCCCGGCACCAAGACCCCGAAATACCTCGCCGACAACGCGGGCGCCGCAGACGTCCAGCTCTCTCCGGCCGACCTGGCAGACCTCGACGCCATCCCGGCCCCCACCGGCGCCCGGTACTGA
- a CDS encoding nitronate monooxygenase — protein sequence MRSGRSLRHVDPAAHAPRCALPDLLSAVRREVSVPLVAAGGIATPDTVAEALATGAVAVMVGTVLLRTDEAGTSAPYRAALADPARRQTVVTRGGADASQPSCRPPGSASPGRCSGRQIRGVCRVPSVSKRGSGLATPA from the coding sequence ATGCGATCCGGAAGGTCACTCAGGCACGTCGACCCCGCAGCGCATGCCCCCCGCTGTGCCCTGCCCGACCTGTTGAGCGCGGTTCGGAGGGAGGTGTCTGTGCCCCTTGTCGCCGCAGGTGGCATTGCAACACCGGACACCGTCGCCGAAGCGCTTGCGACAGGGGCAGTGGCGGTCATGGTGGGCACCGTCCTGCTGCGCACCGACGAAGCCGGGACCTCGGCCCCCTACCGGGCCGCGCTCGCTGACCCGGCACGCCGTCAGACTGTGGTGACGCGGGGCGGGGCCGATGCAAGCCAGCCCTCCTGTCGCCCGCCTGGCTCAGCCAGTCCGGGCCGGTGTTCTGGACGACAGATTCGGGGGGTGTGTCGGGTGCCGAGCGTGTCGAAAAGAGGGTCGGGACTTGCGACGCCGGCGTAG
- a CDS encoding alpha-L-fucosidase: MPESISRRSVLVGMAAMTTAAAVGTVSVATPAYAATTAPLPLPPLRIPQTDMGVEQQPDSKIQWLQDAKLGMFIHWGVYSGPAKGEWWMHNAPITPADYQKYVTDATSEQFTADAYDPAAWAQLAKDFGAKYVTLTTRHHDGFALWPLNHPNSWNSGQAPLNRDFVKDYVAAVRAAGLKVGLYYSPIDWRYPGYYDVYGTNCAPNPWNYTTDPAHKENARIMKTEVYESIKELVTQYGVIDDLWWDGGWIAEQGTDADGAFFWEPGQYRDPANQWPVDATYGETDAGGKPLGLMGMVRKHQPDIVATSRSGWMGDYASDEGGSVPSGAIRTGKLVEKVFPVGTTWGYNSDGKVMSYSTAMNILVNCWVRNITAMVNVGPDRHGTVSDAQASLLRQIGSFMAACGQSIYGTRGGPWNPVDGQYGFTCKDNTFYVHLLPGYSGTAFTTPPIGDAQVTRVFDVRSGSNLSYTAGADGRVTITGIDRTTHPQDSVVGVTLDRSVQPADIAAGKTASADSEETSKGNTAAKAVDGSTATRWCANDGSTGHWLKVDLGSTRSLTGTRIAWELDKTDYRYKIEGSTDNTTWATLVDNTATTSTSQVQVAVFRAQARYVRVTVTGLPSGAWASIRNLEVYERPFSADLGTYKLVNRGSGKVMDVANASIADGAQVIQWPSTGGTNQQWNLMPNTDGSHRLVNVKSGKVLDSPGGSAQGANLDQWTDTASDNQWWKLVPSTTSGYYRLVNVRTGWCADVANASTADGAQVIQWPTTGGANQDWQLLAL, from the coding sequence GTGCCCGAATCCATCTCGCGCAGATCGGTTCTCGTCGGCATGGCGGCCATGACGACGGCCGCCGCGGTAGGAACCGTCTCGGTGGCGACGCCCGCGTACGCCGCGACCACCGCCCCACTGCCGCTCCCTCCCCTGCGGATCCCGCAGACCGACATGGGCGTCGAGCAGCAGCCCGACTCCAAGATCCAGTGGCTGCAGGACGCCAAGCTGGGCATGTTCATCCACTGGGGCGTGTACTCGGGCCCGGCCAAGGGCGAGTGGTGGATGCACAATGCGCCCATCACCCCGGCGGACTACCAGAAGTACGTCACCGACGCCACCAGCGAGCAGTTCACCGCGGACGCCTACGACCCGGCGGCCTGGGCGCAGTTGGCGAAGGACTTCGGCGCCAAGTACGTGACGCTGACCACGCGTCACCACGACGGTTTCGCCCTGTGGCCGCTGAACCACCCCAACAGTTGGAACTCCGGACAGGCCCCGCTGAACCGGGACTTCGTGAAGGACTACGTCGCGGCGGTACGGGCGGCCGGGTTGAAGGTGGGCCTGTACTACTCGCCGATCGACTGGCGCTACCCCGGCTACTACGACGTGTACGGCACGAACTGCGCGCCCAACCCCTGGAACTACACGACCGATCCCGCGCACAAGGAGAACGCGCGGATCATGAAGACCGAGGTGTACGAGTCCATCAAGGAACTGGTCACTCAGTACGGCGTCATCGACGACCTGTGGTGGGACGGCGGCTGGATCGCGGAACAGGGCACCGACGCCGACGGCGCGTTCTTCTGGGAACCCGGCCAGTACCGGGACCCGGCCAACCAGTGGCCGGTGGACGCCACCTATGGCGAGACCGACGCCGGTGGCAAGCCGCTCGGCCTGATGGGCATGGTGCGCAAGCACCAGCCCGACATCGTCGCCACCTCGCGCTCCGGCTGGATGGGCGACTACGCCAGCGACGAGGGCGGCTCCGTGCCCTCCGGGGCCATCCGCACCGGCAAGCTCGTCGAGAAGGTCTTCCCCGTCGGCACCACCTGGGGCTACAACTCCGACGGCAAGGTGATGAGTTACAGCACCGCCATGAACATCCTGGTCAACTGCTGGGTGCGGAACATCACCGCGATGGTCAACGTCGGCCCGGACCGCCACGGCACCGTCTCCGACGCCCAGGCGAGCCTTTTGCGGCAGATCGGCTCCTTCATGGCCGCCTGCGGCCAGTCGATCTACGGGACGCGCGGCGGCCCGTGGAATCCGGTCGACGGCCAGTACGGCTTCACCTGCAAGGACAACACCTTCTACGTCCACCTGCTGCCCGGCTACAGCGGCACCGCCTTCACCACCCCGCCGATCGGCGACGCCCAGGTCACCCGCGTCTTCGACGTGCGCTCCGGCAGCAACCTCTCCTACACCGCCGGCGCCGACGGCCGGGTCACCATCACCGGCATCGACCGCACGACCCACCCGCAGGACAGCGTCGTCGGCGTCACCCTGGACCGCTCCGTGCAGCCCGCCGACATCGCCGCCGGCAAGACCGCCTCCGCCGACAGCGAGGAGACCTCCAAGGGCAACACCGCCGCCAAGGCGGTCGACGGATCCACCGCCACCCGCTGGTGCGCCAACGACGGCAGCACCGGCCACTGGCTCAAGGTCGACCTCGGCTCGACCCGCTCCCTCACCGGCACCCGCATCGCCTGGGAGCTGGACAAGACCGACTACCGGTACAAGATCGAGGGCTCCACCGACAACACCACCTGGGCCACCCTCGTCGACAACACCGCCACCACCAGCACGAGCCAGGTCCAGGTGGCCGTGTTCCGGGCCCAGGCACGGTACGTCCGCGTCACCGTCACCGGGCTGCCCTCCGGTGCGTGGGCGTCCATCCGCAACCTGGAGGTGTACGAGCGGCCCTTCTCCGCGGACCTGGGCACCTACAAGCTGGTCAACCGAGGCAGCGGCAAGGTGATGGACGTCGCCAACGCCTCGATCGCCGACGGTGCCCAGGTCATCCAGTGGCCCTCGACGGGCGGCACCAACCAGCAGTGGAACCTCATGCCGAACACCGACGGCTCCCACCGGCTGGTCAACGTCAAGAGCGGCAAGGTCCTGGACAGCCCCGGCGGCTCCGCCCAGGGCGCGAACCTCGACCAGTGGACCGACACCGCCAGCGACAACCAGTGGTGGAAGCTCGTCCCCTCCACCACCAGCGGCTACTACCGGCTCGTCAACGTCCGCACCGGATGGTGCGCCGACGTCGCCAACGCCTCGACCGCCGACGGCGCCCAGGTCATCCAGTGGCCCACGACCGGCGGCGCCAACCAGGACTGGCAACTCCTCGCCCTGTGA
- a CDS encoding RICIN domain-containing protein: protein MDLPWYPQIAVDTAAGTVTGVGGGPYYNLVARHSGRCVDVSDNSAADGAVVLQWDCGTGLNQQWRLSDAGGGYVQVIAEHSGKCMDVSGASTADGADVNQYRCNGGTNQQWLLQDQGNGYYHLVARHSGKCLDVKDGSTANGTRLIQWPCGTGGNQQFQKRNA from the coding sequence ATGGACCTGCCGTGGTACCCGCAGATCGCCGTCGACACGGCGGCCGGAACGGTCACCGGCGTGGGCGGCGGCCCCTACTACAACCTCGTCGCCCGGCACAGCGGCAGGTGCGTCGACGTCTCGGACAACTCCGCCGCCGACGGCGCGGTCGTCCTCCAGTGGGACTGCGGCACCGGCCTCAACCAGCAGTGGCGGCTCAGCGACGCCGGCGGCGGCTACGTCCAGGTCATCGCCGAGCACAGCGGCAAGTGCATGGACGTCTCGGGTGCGTCCACCGCGGACGGGGCCGACGTGAACCAGTACCGCTGCAACGGCGGCACCAACCAGCAGTGGCTGCTGCAGGACCAGGGCAACGGCTACTACCACCTCGTCGCCCGACACAGCGGCAAGTGCCTGGACGTGAAGGACGGGTCCACCGCCAACGGTACGCGCCTCATCCAGTGGCCCTGCGGCACCGGCGGCAACCAGCAGTTCCAGAAGCGCAACGCCTGA
- a CDS encoding cellulase family glycosylhydrolase has product MKGTHHPTGRRRSGLGRLLGLLLALVTAIGLTGTTAFAVPSHKDPSAATKNIELSPMSAVAAMQPSWNLGNTLDAIPDETSWGNPPATKALFDTIKSQGFRSVRIPVTWSGHQSSTAPYAIDATWMSRVKQVVDWALSDGLYVVINVHHDSWQWIADMPTNHDNVLARFKATWTQIAAEFKDSPKSLLFESNNEPQFNNTTDAQGIQYNDELNTAFHTVVRQSGGNNATRLLVLPSLHTNSGQVFLDALVSEMKSLNDPNLVATVHYYSWYPFSVNIAGGTQFDATAQKDMTDNFARIRDTLVSKGIPVYMGEYGLLKYPDYLQPAPRVERGEALKYFEMFGYEARISGVTTALWDAYNFLNRSTLQWREPELIDQIKSSWTTRSGTASSDRVFLAKSSAITARTLTLNPNGTNFEGVWQGSTKLVRDRDYTVSGNQLTLTATALTRLAGDRAYGINATIEARFSRGLPWKIFVTTYDRPVLSNATGDTSGLTIPTQYRGDQLATMEARYADGSNAGPVNWTPYQEFNASFSPDYPNNGLLLTSDFLNALRDDTQATLVFHFWSGATVTYRVTKNGGSVTGTVA; this is encoded by the coding sequence ATGAAGGGAACGCACCACCCCACCGGCCGGCGCAGAAGCGGCCTGGGCCGGCTGCTCGGCCTGCTGCTGGCGCTGGTCACCGCGATAGGGCTGACCGGCACCACCGCGTTCGCCGTACCGTCCCACAAGGACCCGTCCGCGGCGACGAAGAACATCGAGCTCAGTCCGATGAGCGCGGTGGCCGCAATGCAGCCCAGCTGGAACCTGGGCAACACCCTGGACGCCATCCCCGACGAGACGTCCTGGGGCAACCCACCGGCCACCAAGGCGCTGTTCGACACCATCAAGTCCCAGGGCTTCCGCAGCGTCCGCATCCCCGTCACCTGGAGCGGCCACCAGTCCTCCACCGCCCCCTACGCGATCGACGCGACATGGATGAGCCGCGTCAAGCAGGTGGTCGACTGGGCCCTGTCCGACGGTCTCTACGTCGTGATCAACGTCCATCACGATTCGTGGCAGTGGATCGCCGACATGCCCACCAACCACGACAACGTCCTGGCCCGCTTCAAGGCCACGTGGACCCAGATCGCGGCCGAGTTCAAGGACTCACCGAAGAGCCTCCTCTTCGAGAGCAACAACGAGCCGCAGTTCAACAACACCACCGACGCCCAGGGCATCCAGTACAACGACGAACTGAACACCGCGTTCCACACCGTGGTGCGGCAGTCCGGCGGCAACAACGCGACCCGTCTGCTCGTCCTGCCCAGCCTGCACACCAATTCCGGCCAGGTCTTCCTGGACGCCCTGGTGAGCGAGATGAAGTCGCTGAACGACCCCAACCTCGTGGCCACCGTGCACTACTACAGCTGGTACCCGTTCAGCGTGAACATCGCCGGCGGCACCCAGTTTGACGCCACCGCGCAGAAGGACATGACCGACAACTTCGCCCGGATCCGCGACACCCTCGTCTCCAAGGGAATCCCCGTCTACATGGGCGAGTACGGCCTGTTGAAGTACCCCGATTACCTCCAACCCGCGCCGCGTGTCGAACGTGGCGAGGCACTGAAGTACTTCGAGATGTTCGGCTACGAGGCCCGCATCTCAGGGGTGACCACGGCCTTGTGGGACGCGTACAACTTCCTGAACCGCTCCACGCTGCAGTGGCGTGAGCCCGAGCTGATCGACCAGATCAAGTCGAGCTGGACCACCCGCTCGGGGACCGCCTCCTCGGACCGTGTCTTCCTGGCGAAGTCGAGTGCGATCACCGCCAGGACACTCACCCTCAACCCGAACGGCACCAACTTCGAGGGTGTTTGGCAGGGCAGCACAAAGCTCGTCCGGGACCGGGACTACACCGTCTCCGGCAACCAGCTCACGCTCACCGCCACCGCGCTGACCCGGCTCGCGGGCGACCGCGCCTACGGGATCAATGCGACGATCGAGGCCCGCTTCTCCCGGGGCCTGCCCTGGAAGATCTTCGTGACCACGTATGACAGGCCGGTGCTCTCCAACGCGACCGGCGACACCAGCGGTCTCACCATCCCCACCCAGTACCGCGGTGACCAGCTGGCCACCATGGAGGCCAGGTACGCCGACGGCAGCAACGCCGGCCCGGTCAACTGGACTCCCTACCAGGAGTTCAACGCCTCGTTCAGCCCCGACTACCCCAACAACGGTCTCCTCCTCACCTCGGACTTCCTCAACGCGCTGCGTGACGACACCCAGGCGACGCTCGTCTTCCACTTCTGGAGCGGCGCCACCGTGACGTACCGCGTGACGAAGAACGGAGGCTCGGTGACGGGAACCGTCGCCTGA